The nucleotide sequence AAAGCCTCTTCGCCCGCGACACCGAGGCCGTCCTCCACCTCAGCGGCGAGATCGAAGCCCATACCCGCGTCATGGCTGAGCACCGGGCCAACCGCGAGCAGATCGTCGGCGCATTTGCCCTGGCCCACCAGCAGCCCGCCACCGCCACCCTCCGCTCCCTGCTCTCCTTCATCCCCGCCGACGCGCGCCCGCTCCTCGAGGCCCTCATCGACGAGGTCAACGTGCTCATCCATCGCGTCCGCCGCCTCACCCGCCAGAACCACAGCCTCCTCGCCCGCACGGTCGAGACGCACCAGGAACTCCTCCGCACCCTCCGGCCCGACGCCTTCCTGCACACCTATTCCCCCTCCGGTCGCAAGAGCCTCACATCCAACGCCCGCACCGCCGGCACGTTGCAGGCCGCTGGCTGAACCAACCAAGTAAGAATTAAAAAGTAAGACGGATGAAAATCCGACCCACCGAACGAAACCCTTCCCCTCAGATTTCTTAATTCTTCCTTCCTCCTTCTTAATTTTCCTCCCATGTCCGGCCTATTCTCCACCCTCAATTCCAGCTCGATGGCGCTCGATGCGCACAGTCGTG is from Lacunisphaera limnophila and encodes:
- a CDS encoding flagellar protein FlgN, which translates into the protein MNEAWPIIAESLRTEIAGFGGLLNLFERQQQSLFARDTEAVLHLSGEIEAHTRVMAEHRANREQIVGAFALAHQQPATATLRSLLSFIPADARPLLEALIDEVNVLIHRVRRLTRQNHSLLARTVETHQELLRTLRPDAFLHTYSPSGRKSLTSNARTAGTLQAAG